One stretch of Macaca nemestrina isolate mMacNem1 chromosome 17, mMacNem.hap1, whole genome shotgun sequence DNA includes these proteins:
- the LOC105469135 gene encoding alpha/beta-tubulin-N-acetyltransferase 9 isoform X3, with translation MGALEIRLGTWCLGLRNRSSGEWTEGTGRNGAQAWPPGVGVKDCLIILNQPGSLFCKNFWSLYSLECLEGKNDAATMRLNQNTMLLGKKVVLVPYTSEHVPSRYHEWMKSEELQRLTASEPLTLEQEYAMQRSWREDADKCTFIVLDAEKWQAQPGATEESCMVGDVNLFLTDLEDPTLGEIEVMIAGMTTLGLTKFEAKIGQGNEPSIRMFQKLHFEQVAASSVFQEVTLRLTVSESEHQWLLEQTSHVEEKPYRDGSAEPC, from the exons ATGGGAGCTCTGGAGATAAGGCTTGGTACTTGGTGCTTGGGTTTGAGGAATCGAAGTTCTGGGGAGTGGACGGAAGGAACCGGCAGAAACGGAGCCCAGGCTTGGCCCCCTGGGGTGGGAGTCAAAGATTGTTTAATTATCCTTAACCAGCCCGGTTCTCTTTTTTGCAAGAATTTTTGGAGTCTGTATTCTCTGGAGTGTCTGGAAGGAAAGAATGAC GCTGCTACCATGAGGTTGAATCAGAACACCATGCTGCTGGGGAAGAAGGTGGTACTTGTACCCTACACCTCGGAGCATGTGCCCAG CAGGTATCACGAGTGGATGAAATCAGAGGAGCTGCAGCGTTTGACAGCCTCAGAGCCACTGACCCTGGAGCAGGAGTATGCCATGCAGCGCAGCTGGCGGGAAGATGCAGACA AGTGTACCTTCATTGTGCTGGATGCCGAGAAGTGGCAGGCCCAGCCAGGCGCCACCGAAGAGAGTTGCATGGTGGGAGATGTGAACCTCTTCCTCACAGATCTAGAAGACCCCACCTTGGGGGAGATCGAGGTCATGATTGCAG GAATGACCACACTGGGTCTGACCAAGTTTGAGGCTAAAATTGGGCAAGGAAATGAACCAAGCATCCGGATGTTCCAGAAACTTCACTTTGAGCAG GTAGCTGCGAGCAGCGTTTTTCAGGAAGTGACCCTCCGACTGACAGTGAGTGAGTCCGAGCATCAGTGGCTTCTGGAGCAGACCAGCCACGTGGAAGAGAAGCCTTACAGAGATGGGTCGGCAGAGCCCTGCTGA
- the LOC105469135 gene encoding alpha/beta-tubulin-N-acetyltransferase 9 isoform X2, which yields MGALEIRLGTWCLGLRNRSSGEWTEGTGRNGAQAWPPGVGVKDCLIILNQPGSLFCKNFWSLYSLECLEGKNDAATMRLNQNTMLLGKKVVLVPYTSEHVPRYHEWMKSEELQRLTASEPLTLEQEYAMQRSWREDADKCTFIVLDAEKWQAQPGATEESCMVGDVNLFLTDLEDPTLGEIEVMIAEPSCRGKGLGTEAVLAMLSYGMTTLGLTKFEAKIGQGNEPSIRMFQKLHFEQVAASSVFQEVTLRLTVSESEHQWLLEQTSHVEEKPYRDGSAEPC from the exons ATGGGAGCTCTGGAGATAAGGCTTGGTACTTGGTGCTTGGGTTTGAGGAATCGAAGTTCTGGGGAGTGGACGGAAGGAACCGGCAGAAACGGAGCCCAGGCTTGGCCCCCTGGGGTGGGAGTCAAAGATTGTTTAATTATCCTTAACCAGCCCGGTTCTCTTTTTTGCAAGAATTTTTGGAGTCTGTATTCTCTGGAGTGTCTGGAAGGAAAGAATGAC GCTGCTACCATGAGGTTGAATCAGAACACCATGCTGCTGGGGAAGAAGGTGGTACTTGTACCCTACACCTCGGAGCATGTGCCCAG GTATCACGAGTGGATGAAATCAGAGGAGCTGCAGCGTTTGACAGCCTCAGAGCCACTGACCCTGGAGCAGGAGTATGCCATGCAGCGCAGCTGGCGGGAAGATGCAGACA AGTGTACCTTCATTGTGCTGGATGCCGAGAAGTGGCAGGCCCAGCCAGGCGCCACCGAAGAGAGTTGCATGGTGGGAGATGTGAACCTCTTCCTCACAGATCTAGAAGACCCCACCTTGGGGGAGATCGAGGTCATGATTGCAG AGCCCAGCTGCAGGGGTAAGGGCCTTGGCACTGAGGCCGTTCTCGCGATGCTGTCTTATG GAATGACCACACTGGGTCTGACCAAGTTTGAGGCTAAAATTGGGCAAGGAAATGAACCAAGCATCCGGATGTTCCAGAAACTTCACTTTGAGCAG GTAGCTGCGAGCAGCGTTTTTCAGGAAGTGACCCTCCGACTGACAGTGAGTGAGTCCGAGCATCAGTGGCTTCTGGAGCAGACCAGCCACGTGGAAGAGAAGCCTTACAGAGATGGGTCGGCAGAGCCCTGCTGA
- the LOC105469135 gene encoding alpha/beta-tubulin-N-acetyltransferase 9 isoform X4: MRLNQNTMLLGKKVVLVPYTSEHVPSRYHEWMKSEELQRLTASEPLTLEQEYAMQRSWREDADKCTFIVLDAEKWQAQPGATEESCMVGDVNLFLTDLEDPTLGEIEVMIAEPSCRGKGLGTEAVLAMLSYGMTTLGLTKFEAKIGQGNEPSIRMFQKLHFEQVAASSVFQEVTLRLTVSESEHQWLLEQTSHVEEKPYRDGSAEPC, from the exons ATGAGGTTGAATCAGAACACCATGCTGCTGGGGAAGAAGGTGGTACTTGTACCCTACACCTCGGAGCATGTGCCCAG CAGGTATCACGAGTGGATGAAATCAGAGGAGCTGCAGCGTTTGACAGCCTCAGAGCCACTGACCCTGGAGCAGGAGTATGCCATGCAGCGCAGCTGGCGGGAAGATGCAGACA AGTGTACCTTCATTGTGCTGGATGCCGAGAAGTGGCAGGCCCAGCCAGGCGCCACCGAAGAGAGTTGCATGGTGGGAGATGTGAACCTCTTCCTCACAGATCTAGAAGACCCCACCTTGGGGGAGATCGAGGTCATGATTGCAG AGCCCAGCTGCAGGGGTAAGGGCCTTGGCACTGAGGCCGTTCTCGCGATGCTGTCTTATG GAATGACCACACTGGGTCTGACCAAGTTTGAGGCTAAAATTGGGCAAGGAAATGAACCAAGCATCCGGATGTTCCAGAAACTTCACTTTGAGCAG GTAGCTGCGAGCAGCGTTTTTCAGGAAGTGACCCTCCGACTGACAGTGAGTGAGTCCGAGCATCAGTGGCTTCTGGAGCAGACCAGCCACGTGGAAGAGAAGCCTTACAGAGATGGGTCGGCAGAGCCCTGCTGA
- the LOC105469135 gene encoding alpha/beta-tubulin-N-acetyltransferase 9 isoform X1, with translation MGALEIRLGTWCLGLRNRSSGEWTEGTGRNGAQAWPPGVGVKDCLIILNQPGSLFCKNFWSLYSLECLEGKNDAATMRLNQNTMLLGKKVVLVPYTSEHVPSRYHEWMKSEELQRLTASEPLTLEQEYAMQRSWREDADKCTFIVLDAEKWQAQPGATEESCMVGDVNLFLTDLEDPTLGEIEVMIAEPSCRGKGLGTEAVLAMLSYGMTTLGLTKFEAKIGQGNEPSIRMFQKLHFEQVAASSVFQEVTLRLTVSESEHQWLLEQTSHVEEKPYRDGSAEPC, from the exons ATGGGAGCTCTGGAGATAAGGCTTGGTACTTGGTGCTTGGGTTTGAGGAATCGAAGTTCTGGGGAGTGGACGGAAGGAACCGGCAGAAACGGAGCCCAGGCTTGGCCCCCTGGGGTGGGAGTCAAAGATTGTTTAATTATCCTTAACCAGCCCGGTTCTCTTTTTTGCAAGAATTTTTGGAGTCTGTATTCTCTGGAGTGTCTGGAAGGAAAGAATGAC GCTGCTACCATGAGGTTGAATCAGAACACCATGCTGCTGGGGAAGAAGGTGGTACTTGTACCCTACACCTCGGAGCATGTGCCCAG CAGGTATCACGAGTGGATGAAATCAGAGGAGCTGCAGCGTTTGACAGCCTCAGAGCCACTGACCCTGGAGCAGGAGTATGCCATGCAGCGCAGCTGGCGGGAAGATGCAGACA AGTGTACCTTCATTGTGCTGGATGCCGAGAAGTGGCAGGCCCAGCCAGGCGCCACCGAAGAGAGTTGCATGGTGGGAGATGTGAACCTCTTCCTCACAGATCTAGAAGACCCCACCTTGGGGGAGATCGAGGTCATGATTGCAG AGCCCAGCTGCAGGGGTAAGGGCCTTGGCACTGAGGCCGTTCTCGCGATGCTGTCTTATG GAATGACCACACTGGGTCTGACCAAGTTTGAGGCTAAAATTGGGCAAGGAAATGAACCAAGCATCCGGATGTTCCAGAAACTTCACTTTGAGCAG GTAGCTGCGAGCAGCGTTTTTCAGGAAGTGACCCTCCGACTGACAGTGAGTGAGTCCGAGCATCAGTGGCTTCTGGAGCAGACCAGCCACGTGGAAGAGAAGCCTTACAGAGATGGGTCGGCAGAGCCCTGCTGA
- the LOC105469135 gene encoding alpha/beta-tubulin-N-acetyltransferase 9 isoform X5 yields the protein MGALEIRLGTWCLGLRNRSSGEWTEGTGRNGAQAWPPGVGVKDCLIILNQPGSLFCKNFWSLYSLECLEGKNDAATMRLNQNTMLLGKKVVLVPYTSEHVPSRYHEWMKSEELQRLTASEPLTLEQEYAMQRSWREDADKCTFIVLDAEKWQAQPGATEESCMVGDVNLFLTDLEDPTLGEIEVMIAEW from the exons ATGGGAGCTCTGGAGATAAGGCTTGGTACTTGGTGCTTGGGTTTGAGGAATCGAAGTTCTGGGGAGTGGACGGAAGGAACCGGCAGAAACGGAGCCCAGGCTTGGCCCCCTGGGGTGGGAGTCAAAGATTGTTTAATTATCCTTAACCAGCCCGGTTCTCTTTTTTGCAAGAATTTTTGGAGTCTGTATTCTCTGGAGTGTCTGGAAGGAAAGAATGAC GCTGCTACCATGAGGTTGAATCAGAACACCATGCTGCTGGGGAAGAAGGTGGTACTTGTACCCTACACCTCGGAGCATGTGCCCAG CAGGTATCACGAGTGGATGAAATCAGAGGAGCTGCAGCGTTTGACAGCCTCAGAGCCACTGACCCTGGAGCAGGAGTATGCCATGCAGCGCAGCTGGCGGGAAGATGCAGACA AGTGTACCTTCATTGTGCTGGATGCCGAGAAGTGGCAGGCCCAGCCAGGCGCCACCGAAGAGAGTTGCATGGTGGGAGATGTGAACCTCTTCCTCACAGATCTAGAAGACCCCACCTTGGGGGAGATCGAGGTCATGATTGCAG AATGGTAA